The sequence AATGTCAGTTCACCGGATTTAATGCCAGGGATATTAACGGCCAATACCACACCGCCAATCACTGTAGGGAATTGGAACAGACCTTCAGCAGCCAGTTTTTCGTCTGCCAATGGCGCATCAGAAGCACCGAAATCAACAGTATTGGCAATGATTTGTTTCACGCCGCCTGAAGAACCAATCCCCTGATAGTTAATTTTGTTACCTGTTTCTTTCTGATAAGAATCTGCCCACTTGGCATACACCGGCGCGGGGAATGTCGCACCTGCACCTGTCAGGCTTGCAGCAGCGAACACAGACACGGTAGTCATAGATAAAGTCGCTGCCACAATGCTGGCTACGGTGGTACGCATAAGTTTCATAATCCCTCCTAATGGGATATTAGAATCAACTCAAAATTATATTCATCAGATTAAGTATGGTGCAGGAGGGAAAATAGGACAGTTTAATGACAGAAAAATGTACGCAATGTTACAGTTATATGACAAGCAAAAGGGATTCAAATAAAAATATTATATATCAATAAATTAACTCTATTTTGTAGCTATTTTTTTATCCTTAACTTCGTAAAAAACTCACTTTTTTGACTCTCACTCATTTGATTAGTGATTAGTTTTTTGTGCGAAAATGACAACTCGCGGCAAACTCATAAAAGCAAAAAAGCCGACAAATGCCGGCTTTTATTTATGCTATTTCTCGTGCGGATTATTCAACCGTTACTGATTTTGCCAAGTTACGTGGTTTATCCACATCGGTACCTTTAATCAGCGCGACATGATAAGCCAACAGCTGTAGTGGAACGGTATAGAAAATTGGCGCAATTATCTCTTCAACATGAGGTAATGGCACAATCTTAACCCCTTCACTGTTGGTAAAACCGGCATCTATATCAGCAAATACATACAGTAAACCGCCGCGAGCACGAACCTCTTCAATGTTGGATTTCAGTTTTTCCAACAATTCATTGTTAGGTGCTACCACGATAACCGGCATATTGGCATCAATGAGCGCTAATGGGCCATGTTTTAATTCACCGGCGGCATAAGCTTCGGCATGAATATAAGAAATCTCTTTCAGCTTCAGCGCACCTTCCATTGCGATAGGGTATTGATCGCCACGGCCAAGGAACAATGCATTGTGCTTATCAGAGAAACCTTCAGCCAAGGCTTCAATGGTTTTATCCAATGACAGCATCTGCTCGATATGAACCGGTAAGGACTGTAACGCCTCAACAATTTCATGTTCGAGCTGTTCACTGTTTTTAATGCCTTTCAGTAAGCCAATGCGGCCCACCAGCATCAATAATACCGTCAATTGAGTGGTAAAGGCTTTGGTTGACGCAACACCAATTTCGGTACCCGCTTTCGTCATCAAGGCCAAATCTGATTCTCGTACCAGAGATGAGCCAGCAACATTACAAATTGCCAGCGAACCTAAATAACCCAGTTCTTTCGACAAGCGCAATGCCGCCAAGGTATCAGCAGTTTCACCCGATTGTGACAAGGTGATTAACAAACTGTTTGGCCGCACCGCAGGTTTGCGATAACGAAATTCGGAGGCAATTTCCACGTCACAAGGGATGCCAGCCAGAGATTCAAACCAATAACGAGAAACCATACCTGAGTTGTAAGACGTACCGCAGGCTATGATTTGAATATGTTGAACATTTGCCAATAGAGCATCGGCTTTCGGGCCAAGCTCAGACAAATCAATTTTTCCGTGGTTTAAACGGCCTTCCAGCGTATTTTTAATAGCGGTTGGCTGCTCATAAATCTCTTTTTGCATGTAGTGACGATAAATACCTTTGTCACCTGCATCATATTGCAACTGAGATTCAGTTTCCGGACGTTCAATGGCATTGCCTTGCTTGTCAAAAATACTGACACTGTGGCGAGTAACTTCAACCACATCGCCCTCTTCAAGGAAAATGAAACGGCGAGTGACGGGCAACAGAGCAAGCTGGTCAGAGGCAATAAAGTTTTCACCAATACCGCAACCAATAACCAATGGGCTACCTGAACGAGCTGCAATCAGACGACTTGGGTCACGGCTATCCATCACTACTGTGCCATAAGCACCACGCAGTTGCGGTATAACACGGCGCACGACATCAAGCAGAGAACCGCCATTTTGTTGCTCCCAATGCACCAAGTGAGCAATAACTTCAGTATCAGTTTCAGAACTGAAACGGTAGCCACGGCTAATCAATAATTCACGTAAAGGTTCGTGATTTTCGATAATACCGTTGTGAACCACGGAGATATAGTCAGAAACATGAGGGTGCGCATTGGCTTCTGATGGTGCGCCATGGGTAGCCCAGCGAGTATGTGCAATACCGGTTCCGCCATGCAAATCTTGCTTTTCAGCTGCATCTGAGAGTTCCTGCACCTTACCTAACCGGCGTAAGCGCGTCAGATGGCCTTCAGCATCAACCACGGCTAGACCGGCTGAGTCGTAACCACGGTATTCAAGACGACGTAAACCTTCGATCAGAATCTCAGCGATATCACGTTGCGCTACTGCGCCAACAATTCCACACATCTGTTTTATTCCTATGTAAGGTTCTTTTAGAACCTTGTCGATGTCAGTGACCTGATTTTCCGGATTTTCC comes from Yersinia canariae and encodes:
- the glmS gene encoding glutamine--fructose-6-phosphate transaminase (isomerizing); translation: MCGIVGAVAQRDIAEILIEGLRRLEYRGYDSAGLAVVDAEGHLTRLRRLGKVQELSDAAEKQDLHGGTGIAHTRWATHGAPSEANAHPHVSDYISVVHNGIIENHEPLRELLISRGYRFSSETDTEVIAHLVHWEQQNGGSLLDVVRRVIPQLRGAYGTVVMDSRDPSRLIAARSGSPLVIGCGIGENFIASDQLALLPVTRRFIFLEEGDVVEVTRHSVSIFDKQGNAIERPETESQLQYDAGDKGIYRHYMQKEIYEQPTAIKNTLEGRLNHGKIDLSELGPKADALLANVQHIQIIACGTSYNSGMVSRYWFESLAGIPCDVEIASEFRYRKPAVRPNSLLITLSQSGETADTLAALRLSKELGYLGSLAICNVAGSSLVRESDLALMTKAGTEIGVASTKAFTTQLTVLLMLVGRIGLLKGIKNSEQLEHEIVEALQSLPVHIEQMLSLDKTIEALAEGFSDKHNALFLGRGDQYPIAMEGALKLKEISYIHAEAYAAGELKHGPLALIDANMPVIVVAPNNELLEKLKSNIEEVRARGGLLYVFADIDAGFTNSEGVKIVPLPHVEEIIAPIFYTVPLQLLAYHVALIKGTDVDKPRNLAKSVTVE